TTGCCGCCATAAATGCGGGCGGATTTGTAGACAGCGGCATGAAAGGAACAGGTGGCGCTCCACAGGGAATTATAATACACGATTACAAAGTAATCTACAGCACCGATACCAACCCCGACGATAATGTCAGCTTGATAGGGTTCACAGGGGATGGCAAATTGCTTGTAGGTCAATATAAATACAAAGATATACCGTTTCTGTCAATAAAGGAGGCTGTTAGTTTTGGTCCGGCACTGGTCATCGACGGCAAACCCATGATAGAAAAAGGTGACGGAGGTTGGGGTATAGCTCCGAGAACTGCTATAGGTCAAAGAAAAGATGGAACGGTTATATTCCTGGTCATCGACGGCAGATCTCTCAGAAGCGTAGGAGCAACCCTTAGGGATGTGCAGAATATAATGCTAAAGTTTGGTGCATATAATGCTGTAAACCTGGACGGTGGTTCTTCTACTACCATGTATTTTAAGGGTAAAATAATAAACAATCCATCTGATGCTTTAGGAGAAAGATTGGTGCCCACTATATTCTACGCTAAATAACAAAGATATATTGAAAAAGACTTATAAGAAAGGGGGTAAGGCATTTTACTTCCCGAATAGAACTAAAGATTCGGGACTCTATGCCTGATTTCTATGAGAATTTTAAAAAAGCTTTTACTGTGGGCGGGAGTATCTCTTTTATTGCAAATAATTTCTTTATATTATGTGAATAATTACTTCTTGGCCGACAAAAGTACCTTTATGTCAGAAAAAGTATACTCAGAAACAAAAGAGATGCCAAAAAACATAGCATTTAAAGTACCTAAAAACACATCAAACATACAGCCATCATATGATGGTAGCTATATCGCATATATGAAAAATCACAATCTCATTATATACAAATCCAGTACATCAAAGGATAATAAACCTTATGGGCTCGGCATAGACAATGTAGATTATTATAAGTGGCTTCCTGATAGAAACAGGTTATTATATACTCAAATAGAGCACCGCAGGTTAAGCGACAAAATAACAATAAACGCATACTACCTGGATAGTAATAAAAAACAGACCGTAAACAGTATAACGTACTTACCACGCAATAGTTCTGTTTCGGATATAGAGGTTTCACCTCTAACAAACATGATATATATAAAAGTTTCCGGCGGTGATGGATATGACAGATTATACCAAATCAATATAATGGGTACCATAAAAAAGATATGGACTCCGGTAAGAAAAATAATCAAAATGCGCGAGACCCAGGAAACCGATAATCTGGTGTATCAGTCCTCCAACAACATTATTCACGTCATTAGAGACGGCAAGGAAGATACCTACTTAAGTTACAATAAATACGCCCTAATAGGCATAGACAGCAAGGATCGAGTATATCTAGGGCGTTTAAACGGCACAGAAATTACAAAAATATATTATGGTTATCTGGACAAGCCTTTAAAATTATGGAATACAATTACATTACCAAAACCGTTAAACCCTGATAATGTGGTCATAGGAAATGGGGACAACCTATATTCGATACAAAATGGCAAAGAGCTAAAGGGTATAAAGGAAAATACTGTTGTCAGCGGACCAGGAAGCATAATGTACCTTGATAATAAACTAATCGCCTTTAGAAATGCTGACACTGTTGTAATCAAAAAGATACAGCGCTACAATTGATTGAGCTTACAACCGGCAAAGTCAATTTTTAAGTATCTTAAGCACTATATGAGACTGTAAAAAA
This genomic stretch from Caldanaerobius fijiensis DSM 17918 harbors:
- a CDS encoding phosphodiester glycosidase family protein, whose amino-acid sequence is MGNRTTFKKIVIFMVFEILFTLVTLPYMIFYGPFTNVRNTLVTTAMTTFKHQYLATLFLPKDVIDKIMKKNSSSIKSGASNKNLINFKNNHDNSIELYNVSGAHFKGKLLLIHDPTRIYVGYSYYIPKKGETTSSIARRNHAIAAINAGGFVDSGMKGTGGAPQGIIIHDYKVIYSTDTNPDDNVSLIGFTGDGKLLVGQYKYKDIPFLSIKEAVSFGPALVIDGKPMIEKGDGGWGIAPRTAIGQRKDGTVIFLVIDGRSLRSVGATLRDVQNIMLKFGAYNAVNLDGGSSTTMYFKGKIINNPSDALGERLVPTIFYAK